In one Candidatus Leptovillus gracilis genomic region, the following are encoded:
- a CDS encoding RecX family transcriptional regulator, giving the protein MVTKDTAVFSFKMGIITALKVQKRSQDRVNVYLDDEFAFGLAYAAAANLHVGQTLSAADVAALQDVDAVEQARTSAAHFLSYRPRSQAEVQRHLQKKGYSDTAIAAAVERLTAVQLLDDEQFARYWLEQRETFRPRGQLALRQELQQKGLDSALIDQVLQPIDETAVAQQAAAKKVHQLAHLPEQEFKRKLGQYLQRRGFPYDVIRVTTDALWTEVGVPAARDDFE; this is encoded by the coding sequence GTGGTGACGAAGGACACGGCCGTTTTTTCATTTAAAATGGGTATTATCACCGCACTTAAGGTCCAGAAACGCAGCCAGGACCGGGTGAACGTCTATCTGGACGACGAATTCGCCTTTGGTCTGGCGTATGCCGCCGCCGCTAACCTGCATGTCGGCCAGACGCTTTCGGCTGCCGATGTGGCTGCTTTGCAGGACGTAGATGCAGTTGAACAGGCGCGTACGAGTGCGGCCCATTTTTTAAGCTACCGTCCGCGCAGCCAGGCCGAGGTCCAACGACACTTGCAGAAAAAAGGATATTCAGACACGGCCATTGCTGCGGCAGTTGAACGGTTAACGGCCGTGCAGCTCCTGGACGATGAACAGTTTGCCCGGTATTGGCTGGAACAAAGAGAGACGTTTCGGCCACGGGGCCAATTGGCGCTGCGGCAAGAGCTGCAGCAAAAAGGGCTGGACTCGGCGTTGATAGACCAGGTCTTACAGCCAATAGATGAAACGGCCGTCGCCCAACAAGCCGCTGCCAAAAAAGTCCATCAACTGGCCCATCTGCCGGAACAAGAATTTAAGCGCAAATTGGGCCAATATTTGCAGCGCCGCGGCTTCCCTTACGATGTAATTCGCGTCACAACAGATGCTTTATGGACGGAAGTAGGCGTTCCGGCAGCGCGTGACGATTTTGAATGA